The following coding sequences are from one Natrarchaeobius halalkaliphilus window:
- a CDS encoding aldehyde dehydrogenase family protein: MDRRDRNVFRGRSGHIIPWISPTLLAAQSIAPALAAGTTVVTNSTGGTVRRLQGEQSGS, encoded by the coding sequence GTGGATCGACGGGACCGGAACGTTTTCCGTGGCCGATCCGGCCACATTATTCCCTGGATTTCACCGACGTTGCTCGCGGCGCAATCGATCGCACCGGCGCTCGCAGCCGGCACTACTGTCGTCACAAATAGCACCGGAGGCACCGTCCGGCGGCTACAAGGAGAGCAGTCTGGGTCGTGA
- a CDS encoding SDR family NAD(P)-dependent oxidoreductase — MSNQIDGTAVVTGGANGIGRAISVRLAADGAHVVVVDVADGSETVEAIVDAGGSAEYRSGDVTDAESMAAAMDGLEITTLVNNAAYYAPLVDDKKRFDEIDEDEWNDVLSVNVTGAFLASKAALPNIDPGSSIVNIASATVHTGVPGFLHYVASKGAIIGMTRAMATELGDVPVRVNAVTPGFTWSEASQQAGDEYLDQLRARQTLEETIEPEHIADAVAFLAGGESELMTGQVLNVDGGVTYY, encoded by the coding sequence ATGTCGAATCAGATCGACGGCACAGCTGTTGTCACCGGCGGAGCGAACGGAATCGGGCGAGCGATCTCCGTTCGACTCGCAGCGGACGGAGCTCACGTCGTCGTCGTCGACGTCGCGGACGGATCCGAAACCGTCGAAGCGATAGTCGACGCGGGTGGATCGGCGGAGTACCGGTCCGGCGACGTGACCGACGCCGAGAGTATGGCCGCCGCGATGGACGGACTCGAGATCACGACGCTCGTCAACAACGCCGCGTACTACGCCCCGCTCGTCGACGACAAGAAACGGTTCGACGAGATCGACGAGGACGAGTGGAACGACGTGCTGTCCGTCAACGTCACCGGTGCTTTCCTCGCGAGCAAGGCTGCGCTGCCAAACATCGATCCCGGCTCGAGTATCGTCAATATCGCCTCTGCAACCGTCCACACGGGCGTTCCCGGCTTTCTGCACTACGTCGCGTCGAAAGGGGCGATCATCGGAATGACCCGCGCGATGGCGACGGAACTCGGTGACGTCCCGGTGCGAGTGAACGCGGTCACGCCGGGGTTCACCTGGTCCGAGGCGTCACAGCAGGCGGGCGATGAGTATCTGGATCAGCTCCGTGCGCGACAGACGCTCGAGGAGACGATCGAACCCGAACACATCGCGGACGCGGTCGCGTTTCTGGCCGGCGGGGAGAGCGAACTGATGACCGGGCAGGTGCTCAACGTCGACGGCGGCGTCACCTACTACTGA
- a CDS encoding (2,3-dihydroxybenzoyl)adenylate synthase translates to MQESACTPTTDIEGYVPFPDDRCQEYVDEGYWRNLTFHDVLDRAATETPEQTAVIGPHRELTYEELAENSRQLAISLATEAGLEENDFVVFQFPNSSEFLEAFFACSRIGVIPVMLLPRHREAEARHVLDLTEAKAVFAAGDRYQLGFDHVSLLDDVGDEFDHLTHRFAVVDDEETLPEGWTSFDAARDGDLGSEPSVDLEDIDVNPSNPGVLLLSGGTTGMPKGIPRTYNDYVFQWEYMAKVANVQSDWVAFPSVPIGHNASLNCVIGAAIWAGATIAVEPVLKPDALMSLIERHGGSYSLPIPTQLIDILEHPDLEEYDLSSLEVLVSGGQKVRPKAVYEFVDRWDIGFCNIFGMAEGPLICTRPEDDVDDQAHTVGRPIAPDADEVRIVDEAREEEVTRGDAGELSVRGPGFFTGYLRHAEENDENFDDDGWFYTEDVLALNDDGNYEVYGRLKDTIIRGGENIYAPGLEDVIIEHEKVENVAVIGIPDDRLGERVGAYIELVDGYDSLTVDEMGEYLKGQGIAVFKRPERIEIVNELPRTEVGKISKADLRDDIVKRLESE, encoded by the coding sequence ATGCAAGAGAGCGCATGCACACCGACCACCGACATCGAAGGGTACGTTCCGTTTCCCGACGACCGCTGTCAGGAGTACGTCGACGAAGGCTACTGGCGAAACCTCACCTTCCACGACGTCCTCGACAGAGCGGCCACCGAAACGCCGGAACAGACCGCAGTCATCGGTCCGCACCGAGAGTTGACCTACGAAGAACTCGCTGAGAACTCGCGCCAACTGGCGATCAGTCTCGCGACGGAGGCGGGTCTCGAGGAAAACGACTTCGTCGTGTTCCAGTTCCCGAACAGCTCCGAGTTCCTCGAGGCGTTCTTCGCGTGCTCTCGAATCGGGGTTATCCCCGTTATGCTCCTGCCGCGACACCGCGAGGCGGAAGCGCGCCACGTCCTCGATCTGACGGAGGCGAAAGCCGTCTTCGCCGCGGGTGACCGATATCAGCTCGGGTTCGATCACGTCTCCCTGCTCGACGATGTCGGTGACGAGTTCGACCACCTCACCCACCGGTTCGCCGTCGTCGACGACGAGGAGACGCTCCCGGAGGGATGGACTTCCTTCGACGCGGCGCGAGACGGCGACCTCGGTTCGGAACCGTCAGTTGATCTCGAGGATATCGACGTGAACCCGTCCAATCCGGGCGTGTTGTTGCTGTCGGGCGGAACCACCGGCATGCCAAAGGGGATCCCGCGAACGTACAACGACTACGTCTTCCAGTGGGAGTACATGGCAAAAGTGGCGAACGTCCAGTCGGACTGGGTCGCGTTCCCGAGCGTTCCGATCGGTCACAACGCCTCGTTGAACTGCGTCATCGGCGCGGCGATCTGGGCCGGCGCGACGATCGCCGTCGAACCGGTGCTCAAACCCGACGCGCTGATGTCTCTGATCGAACGGCACGGCGGCAGCTACTCGCTGCCGATCCCGACCCAGCTGATCGATATCCTCGAGCATCCGGATCTCGAGGAGTACGACCTGTCGTCGCTCGAAGTGCTCGTCAGCGGCGGACAGAAAGTTCGCCCGAAAGCGGTGTACGAGTTCGTCGATCGGTGGGATATCGGCTTCTGTAACATCTTCGGGATGGCCGAGGGGCCGCTTATCTGTACCCGCCCGGAGGACGACGTCGACGATCAGGCACACACCGTCGGCCGGCCGATCGCCCCCGACGCGGACGAGGTCCGAATCGTCGACGAAGCACGCGAAGAGGAAGTTACACGAGGCGACGCCGGCGAGCTGTCGGTTCGCGGTCCCGGGTTCTTCACGGGCTACCTGCGCCACGCAGAGGAGAACGACGAGAACTTCGACGACGACGGCTGGTTCTACACGGAGGACGTCCTCGCGCTGAACGACGACGGAAACTACGAGGTGTACGGACGGCTCAAGGATACGATCATCCGCGGCGGAGAGAACATCTACGCACCCGGTCTCGAGGACGTTATTATCGAACACGAGAAAGTCGAGAACGTCGCAGTCATCGGAATCCCCGACGACCGACTCGGAGAGCGTGTCGGCGCGTACATCGAACTCGTCGACGGGTACGACTCGCTCACCGTCGACGAGATGGGCGAGTACCTCAAGGGTCAGGGGATCGCCGTGTTCAAACGACCGGAGCGAATCGAGATCGTCAACGAATTGCCCCGGACCGAAGTCGGAAAGATCTCGAAGGCGGACCTCCGTGACGATATCGTCAAGCGGCTCGAGTCGGAGTAA
- a CDS encoding 2Fe-2S iron-sulfur cluster-binding protein, whose translation MTEHTIHFVNEDITFTMSEDSNDSILDAAEKHGLDLQYQCRMGHCGICTVRAEGEVEQGDAMMLTESEKEEGYILTCVATPLSDLEIYSDETP comes from the coding sequence ATGACGGAACACACGATCCACTTCGTCAACGAGGACATCACGTTCACGATGAGCGAGGATTCGAACGATAGCATTCTCGATGCCGCCGAAAAACACGGCCTCGACCTCCAGTACCAGTGTCGAATGGGCCACTGTGGAATCTGCACCGTTCGGGCCGAAGGTGAGGTCGAACAGGGCGACGCGATGATGCTTACGGAAAGCGAAAAAGAAGAGGGGTATATACTCACCTGCGTCGCGACCCCGTTATCCGATCTCGAAATCTATTCGGACGAGACGCCCTGA
- a CDS encoding GNAT family N-acetyltransferase, with the protein MNEYTIRHARPDDADDILDLWYEYSDTLSTADERYQHKDDAGEQWRNYFLGKMTDSSRAAVHVADSEEVDGLLGVIEVRIMGAHPIFQLSQHGAVFGHHVRTEHRGNGIEEDLLEEAERWFTDEHDLPFYRVNVLTSNDSLVDLYREYGLDRVETTYEGEGSAR; encoded by the coding sequence ATGAACGAATACACGATTCGCCATGCACGCCCCGACGATGCGGACGACATTCTCGACCTCTGGTATGAGTACTCGGATACGCTCTCGACGGCTGACGAGCGTTATCAGCACAAAGACGACGCGGGCGAACAGTGGCGCAACTACTTTCTGGGGAAGATGACCGACAGCTCGAGAGCGGCGGTCCACGTCGCCGACTCCGAGGAGGTCGACGGACTGCTCGGCGTCATCGAAGTCCGAATCATGGGCGCTCATCCGATCTTTCAACTCTCTCAACACGGGGCCGTCTTCGGCCACCACGTCCGGACGGAACACCGGGGCAACGGCATCGAAGAGGATCTGCTCGAGGAGGCCGAACGCTGGTTCACGGACGAACACGACCTGCCGTTTTACCGCGTCAACGTCCTCACGAGCAACGATTCGCTCGTCGATCTCTACAGGGAGTACGGCCTCGATCGGGTCGAAACGACGTACGAAGGTGAGGGAAGCGCTCGATGA
- a CDS encoding alpha/beta fold hydrolase: MRIQTNGIEVECRVEGRGRTVVLVHGLGSTLSTWEGVAQSLSSSYQVVRFDLRGSGRSDVPDGPYDLETWVDDIDGILAELDVETAHFVGHSLGSIISMRYALEHPDAVSSLSLAAAGPGMPEEKVSEAQTVVDAIESDGMEAHADTEVEESLSPHTRETRPELAGLYRDLILNNDPDGYVASMRGLMNADLRGDLADVPVPTLLIAAENDVVTPPVASFIISDRIPDSEVTVLQHAGHMAQLETPAELARSVHDFIANQ; encoded by the coding sequence ATGCGGATTCAGACCAACGGTATCGAAGTGGAGTGTCGCGTCGAAGGGCGCGGACGAACCGTCGTCCTCGTTCACGGACTCGGGAGCACCCTGAGCACGTGGGAAGGTGTCGCACAGTCGCTGTCGTCGTCGTACCAGGTCGTCAGGTTCGACCTCCGTGGCAGCGGTCGGAGCGACGTTCCCGACGGTCCCTACGACCTCGAGACGTGGGTCGACGACATCGACGGCATTCTCGCGGAGCTCGACGTCGAAACGGCACACTTCGTCGGACATTCGCTCGGAAGCATTATCAGCATGAGATACGCCCTCGAACATCCCGACGCCGTGAGCTCGCTGTCGCTGGCCGCTGCAGGCCCGGGAATGCCCGAGGAGAAGGTTTCGGAGGCTCAAACGGTCGTCGACGCGATCGAATCCGACGGCATGGAGGCCCACGCCGATACCGAGGTCGAAGAGTCGCTGTCGCCGCACACGAGAGAGACCCGACCCGAACTGGCCGGGCTCTATCGAGACCTGATCCTGAACAACGATCCCGACGGGTACGTGGCCTCGATGCGGGGTCTGATGAACGCTGATCTCCGGGGCGACCTCGCGGATGTCCCCGTTCCGACGCTGTTGATCGCCGCCGAAAACGACGTCGTGACGCCGCCCGTCGCCTCGTTCATCATCTCAGATCGGATCCCGGACTCAGAGGTGACCGTGTTGCAACACGCAGGACACATGGCTCAGTTAGAAACGCCCGCTGAACTCGCCCGAAGCGTTCACGACTTCATCGCAAACCAGTAA
- a CDS encoding aldehyde dehydrogenase family protein gives MTYDGPTALYIGGNWVPAADDETIETVDPATEDAYASVACAGESDIDDAVAAAEEAADRDAEWRSIGPSERGQYLSAMADEIEEMKDEIVLVESHDNGKTPFEATLDVDMVIDTFRYYAGFTDKIHGETIPVPGSRVDYTRREPIGVTGHISPWNYPFQLAGRSVAPALACGNSVVLKPSSTTPLSALYYAKAADAVGLPPGVLNVVPGSGRNAGTALATHEDVDHVAFTGSTGVGKSIMEYAAEDVSGVTLELGGKGPNIVFEDADLEAAAKGCHYGIFMNAGQMCWAGSRLLVHESVHDEVVDRVVERAQATPLGSGIDDDGRMGPLVNESHRDDVLEYIETGVSEGATIACGGGVPEDRSTGYYVEPTVFTDVTNEMTIARAEIFGPVLSVIPFSDRQEALDIANDSLYGLMAGVWTKNIDVAHDTAERLEYGMVSVNEYPVTFPQTPFGGYKESGFGREQGAEAIREYTQVKNVNINVDTR, from the coding sequence ATGACCTACGACGGTCCAACAGCGTTGTATATCGGCGGGAACTGGGTCCCGGCAGCCGACGACGAAACGATCGAGACGGTCGATCCGGCGACAGAAGACGCCTACGCATCGGTCGCCTGCGCCGGCGAGTCGGATATCGACGACGCGGTCGCAGCGGCCGAAGAGGCGGCAGATCGAGACGCCGAGTGGCGGTCGATCGGGCCGAGCGAACGCGGGCAGTATCTGTCCGCCATGGCGGACGAAATCGAGGAGATGAAAGACGAGATCGTTCTCGTCGAGTCCCACGATAACGGCAAAACGCCGTTCGAGGCCACCCTCGACGTCGACATGGTGATCGACACGTTTCGGTACTACGCCGGCTTTACGGACAAGATCCACGGCGAGACGATTCCGGTTCCGGGCTCGAGAGTCGATTATACGCGACGCGAGCCGATCGGCGTCACCGGTCACATCTCTCCGTGGAACTATCCGTTCCAGCTCGCCGGACGAAGCGTCGCGCCCGCGCTTGCGTGTGGGAACTCGGTCGTACTCAAACCCTCGAGTACGACGCCGCTATCTGCCCTGTACTACGCGAAGGCCGCGGACGCCGTCGGTCTTCCTCCCGGCGTGTTGAACGTGGTTCCCGGCTCCGGTCGAAACGCGGGAACGGCGCTTGCGACTCACGAGGACGTCGACCACGTCGCGTTCACCGGCAGCACCGGCGTCGGAAAGTCGATCATGGAGTACGCCGCCGAAGACGTCTCCGGCGTTACCCTCGAACTCGGCGGAAAAGGACCCAACATCGTCTTCGAGGACGCGGACCTCGAGGCGGCAGCGAAGGGATGTCACTACGGGATCTTCATGAACGCGGGACAGATGTGCTGGGCCGGCTCCCGGCTGCTCGTCCACGAATCGGTTCACGACGAAGTCGTCGATCGGGTCGTCGAACGCGCCCAGGCGACGCCGCTGGGAAGCGGCATCGACGACGACGGCAGAATGGGTCCACTCGTGAACGAATCCCACCGCGACGACGTCCTCGAGTACATCGAAACCGGGGTCTCCGAGGGGGCGACGATCGCCTGTGGCGGCGGCGTTCCCGAGGACAGGTCGACGGGGTACTACGTGGAACCGACCGTGTTCACGGACGTCACCAACGAGATGACGATCGCTCGAGCAGAAATCTTCGGTCCGGTGCTCTCCGTGATCCCGTTCTCGGATCGCCAAGAGGCACTCGACATCGCGAACGATTCGCTGTACGGTCTGATGGCCGGCGTCTGGACGAAAAACATCGACGTCGCCCACGACACGGCCGAGCGACTCGAGTACGGCATGGTCAGCGTAAACGAGTATCCCGTCACGTTCCCGCAGACGCCCTTCGGTGGCTACAAAGAGAGCGGGTTCGGTCGAGAGCAGGGAGCCGAAGCCATTCGAGAGTACACCCAGGTCAAGAACGTCAATATCAACGTCGACACTCGGTAG
- a CDS encoding EthD family reductase, with protein sequence MYKAVFMLSRAADLTQEEFVEYWETKHAPIATEIPNLERYAICPATDPEKSPHDGMAELAFESEDDLYAALDSDEFGRVQRDAGEFSDPDSVEFMIVDERAQTETDD encoded by the coding sequence ATGTACAAGGCAGTGTTCATGCTCTCTCGAGCGGCCGACCTCACGCAGGAGGAGTTCGTCGAGTACTGGGAAACCAAGCACGCACCCATCGCAACCGAGATTCCAAACCTCGAGCGATACGCCATCTGTCCGGCCACCGATCCGGAGAAATCGCCTCACGACGGAATGGCAGAACTGGCCTTCGAGTCCGAAGACGACCTCTACGCGGCGCTCGATTCTGACGAGTTCGGCCGGGTCCAACGTGACGCCGGTGAGTTCAGCGATCCGGACTCCGTCGAGTTCATGATCGTCGACGAGCGAGCGCAGACGGAGACTGACGACTGA
- a CDS encoding UbiD family decarboxylase, with translation MAREDTGHDLRNWIDRVEDIGSLKRIDSEVDWDEEMGAITYISHKKEGAPALLFENIKDYPENYRVLFNIFSSSTERLALTMKEDPGLGERELIQKARSKLTAREEPKPVDKADAPVLENTDRGEDIDLWKFPVPKMWPGDGGRFIGTADLTITRNPDTGELNMGTYRQMIHNENQTGLFTSPGKDLRLHLQKQWKKGEPLEVVAVYGVLPELFLASQLTFGEDVSELEIAGGIRDSPIETVEGEITDLPIPANAEIAVEGKMYPGERKMEGPFGEFTGYYGRPEDDAEVNTVEAVHYRDDPILTCALMADYPGCDINLTYSVGRSARIWNDLDSLGVPGVKSVYAHPAGASGMSMTVVSIEQQYAGHAKQAATLAAQCPGGAYFSKFIVVVDEDVNPADTNQVIWAMATRWDAERHTDMLTDTWSTPLDPSRNPADERPYGSQLIIDATKEHKYMDEFPPRTAVREEMYDEVVDRWDELGFDYDAPSLPIFYDETGGFDDDDPDLEEGASGDDDGHMTM, from the coding sequence ATGGCACGAGAAGACACTGGCCACGATCTTCGAAACTGGATCGATCGGGTTGAAGACATCGGCTCGTTAAAGCGGATCGACAGCGAGGTAGACTGGGACGAGGAGATGGGTGCGATCACCTACATCTCCCACAAAAAAGAGGGCGCACCGGCGCTCTTGTTCGAGAACATCAAGGATTATCCCGAGAACTATCGCGTCCTGTTCAACATCTTTTCCTCGAGTACCGAGCGTCTCGCGCTGACGATGAAGGAGGATCCGGGCCTTGGCGAGCGCGAACTGATCCAGAAGGCCCGGTCGAAACTGACCGCCAGAGAGGAGCCGAAACCGGTCGACAAGGCAGATGCTCCGGTGCTCGAAAACACGGATCGCGGTGAGGATATCGATCTCTGGAAGTTCCCCGTTCCGAAGATGTGGCCGGGCGACGGCGGCCGGTTCATCGGAACCGCCGATCTGACGATCACACGAAACCCGGACACTGGCGAACTCAACATGGGGACCTATCGCCAGATGATCCACAACGAAAACCAGACCGGTCTGTTCACCTCACCCGGGAAGGACCTGCGCTTGCACCTGCAAAAGCAGTGGAAGAAAGGCGAACCCCTCGAGGTCGTCGCCGTCTACGGCGTGTTGCCCGAACTGTTCCTCGCCTCTCAACTGACGTTCGGTGAGGACGTCTCCGAACTCGAGATCGCGGGCGGAATCCGAGACAGCCCGATCGAGACGGTCGAAGGGGAGATCACCGACCTGCCGATCCCCGCGAACGCCGAGATCGCCGTCGAAGGGAAGATGTATCCCGGCGAAAGAAAAATGGAGGGCCCCTTCGGGGAGTTCACCGGTTACTACGGCCGACCGGAAGACGACGCGGAGGTCAACACGGTCGAAGCCGTCCACTACCGTGACGATCCGATCCTGACGTGCGCGCTGATGGCGGACTACCCCGGCTGTGACATCAACCTGACTTACAGCGTCGGTCGATCGGCGCGGATCTGGAACGACCTCGATTCACTCGGCGTCCCCGGCGTCAAAAGCGTCTACGCACATCCGGCAGGAGCCTCGGGGATGTCGATGACCGTCGTCTCGATCGAACAGCAGTACGCCGGCCACGCCAAGCAGGCGGCGACGCTCGCCGCCCAGTGTCCCGGCGGTGCGTACTTCAGCAAGTTCATCGTCGTCGTCGACGAGGACGTCAATCCGGCGGACACCAATCAGGTCATCTGGGCGATGGCAACCCGCTGGGACGCCGAGCGACACACCGACATGCTCACCGACACCTGGAGTACGCCGCTCGATCCGTCTCGGAATCCGGCCGACGAGCGACCGTACGGCTCCCAGCTCATCATCGACGCGACGAAAGAGCACAAGTACATGGACGAGTTCCCACCGCGGACCGCAGTCCGCGAGGAGATGTACGACGAGGTCGTCGATCGCTGGGACGAACTCGGATTCGATTACGATGCGCCGAGCCTGCCGATCTTCTACGACGAGACCGGCGGCTTCGACGACGACGATCCCGATCTCGAGGAGGGAGCCAGCGGGGACGATGACGGTCACATGACGATGTAG
- a CDS encoding UbiX family flavin prenyltransferase, translating to MPKRIVIGMTGATGQIYGIRALQLLQETEYEVHLILSNAGKINVTQEADYEVSEVTDLADVVHDVKNIGAETASGSFQTEGMLIAPCSMKTLSNIAHGSSGDLITRSADVALKERRPLVLMPREKPFNRIHLKNMLEVTDAGAIVFPPFPSFYQGPMNLDDMITRTTARALSQLSVRIEVDEWEGLDSTNETQ from the coding sequence GTGCCAAAACGTATCGTCATCGGAATGACCGGGGCAACCGGTCAAATCTACGGGATCAGAGCGCTCCAGCTCCTGCAAGAGACGGAGTACGAGGTTCACCTCATCCTCTCGAATGCGGGCAAAATAAACGTCACACAGGAGGCGGACTACGAGGTCAGCGAGGTAACCGACCTCGCGGACGTCGTCCACGACGTCAAGAACATCGGGGCCGAGACGGCGAGCGGATCGTTTCAAACTGAAGGGATGCTCATCGCTCCCTGTTCGATGAAGACGCTATCGAACATCGCCCACGGCAGTTCCGGCGATCTCATCACGCGGAGCGCCGACGTCGCACTGAAAGAACGCCGACCGCTCGTCCTCATGCCCCGAGAGAAGCCGTTCAACAGGATCCACCTGAAGAACATGCTCGAGGTTACCGACGCCGGAGCCATCGTCTTTCCGCCGTTCCCGTCGTTCTATCAGGGGCCGATGAATCTGGATGACATGATAACGCGAACGACCGCCCGGGCCCTCTCTCAACTATCCGTTCGGATCGAAGTCGACGAGTGGGAAGGGCTCGATTCGACGAACGAAACTCAGTGA
- a CDS encoding ABC transporter substrate-binding protein — translation MRRRSFIKASGAVGTGLVIAGCTGDGNGDGNGTDDGNGTGNGNGNGNGDDTGNDDLEMPDTIRIGTPSPDAPTWEMSSHPGLQYALEDRGHDTDLTREQFTGFTGMAAAFVSDEADMGYMGLSSLINAIEEGFPLVGFAGYINEYVFPVVVSSDIDGWEDLRGGDVAIHDPDSISTPSAQITIREELGSIDDVNYRSILGTTNRLSALEAGEVDGAAVFDSGAYQAEAEGYGQVLSHPTEYDVLNQQTVALWVTLEENLEENPEVYGEIADCLRQGHGELYERDGDEVLDDALASGIYPDFDRENHQQSFEIIREAELWPDGIDITEEELERSLDVLEATGLIDEDRRLSRDEVFDDRFV, via the coding sequence ATGAGACGTAGATCGTTCATCAAAGCAAGCGGTGCAGTAGGTACCGGGTTAGTGATCGCAGGCTGTACTGGCGACGGGAACGGCGACGGAAACGGAACCGACGACGGAAACGGAACCGGCAATGGCAACGGGAATGGTAACGGAGACGATACCGGGAACGACGACCTCGAGATGCCCGATACGATCCGCATCGGGACGCCGTCGCCCGACGCCCCCACCTGGGAGATGAGTTCGCATCCAGGGCTACAGTACGCCCTCGAGGATCGAGGTCACGATACCGACCTCACTCGTGAGCAGTTCACCGGCTTTACCGGAATGGCGGCGGCGTTCGTCTCCGACGAGGCCGATATGGGGTACATGGGCCTCTCCTCGCTAATCAACGCGATCGAAGAGGGGTTCCCGCTCGTTGGCTTTGCGGGCTACATCAACGAGTACGTGTTCCCGGTCGTCGTGTCCTCGGACATCGACGGGTGGGAGGACCTCCGTGGCGGCGACGTCGCGATTCACGACCCGGATTCGATCTCGACGCCGTCCGCACAGATCACGATCAGAGAGGAACTCGGGTCGATCGACGACGTCAACTACCGAAGTATTCTGGGAACGACGAACCGGCTTTCCGCACTCGAAGCCGGCGAGGTCGACGGGGCGGCGGTCTTCGACTCCGGGGCCTACCAGGCCGAAGCAGAAGGCTACGGACAGGTACTGTCGCATCCGACCGAATACGACGTTCTCAACCAGCAGACGGTCGCGCTGTGGGTGACGCTCGAGGAGAACTTAGAAGAGAACCCGGAGGTCTACGGAGAGATCGCGGACTGTCTCCGACAGGGCCACGGCGAACTCTACGAACGCGACGGGGACGAAGTACTCGACGACGCGCTCGCGAGCGGGATCTACCCCGACTTCGATCGAGAAAATCACCAGCAGTCGTTCGAGATCATCAGGGAAGCCGAGCTCTGGCCCGACGGGATCGACATCACCGAAGAAGAACTCGAGCGGTCGCTCGACGTTCTGGAAGCGACGGGACTCATCGACGAGGACCGACGGCTGTCCCGTGACGAGGTCTTCGACGACCGATTCGTCTGA
- a CDS encoding DUF120 domain-containing protein gives MNGRVTSGEGQARGFIEAASELLTDALGFRPYPGTLNLENAGRLESLSAERHPIPGDDHCEGIVTRSCRIGGLRGAVVEPIVPNYPDEKTELVAPVRIRSVFDLADGSEVDLTAADRCDGAWNPTIDGRSIDAFDGVVFDLDKTLLTLDVDWPAVHRDVEALLESVLEKPLPTYTRLEVFELAAKAGRSDELESLLADRERAGARTANSRPLLDVVADLDCPVGICTANAERAAEIALERFGALGDVDAIVGRDTLAQDKPHPRTLLEVVRTLNVAPGNVLYVGDEETDAELAVAAETSYAHPDQFRGDGV, from the coding sequence GTGAACGGTCGAGTCACGTCCGGGGAGGGACAGGCACGAGGGTTCATCGAAGCCGCGAGTGAACTCCTCACCGACGCGCTCGGCTTTCGCCCCTATCCCGGAACGCTCAACCTCGAGAACGCCGGCCGACTCGAGTCGCTCTCCGCCGAGAGACATCCGATACCGGGGGACGACCACTGCGAGGGAATCGTTACGCGTTCGTGCCGGATCGGCGGGCTTCGGGGGGCCGTCGTCGAGCCCATCGTTCCGAACTACCCCGACGAGAAAACCGAACTGGTCGCCCCGGTTCGCATCCGGTCGGTGTTCGATCTGGCGGACGGTTCCGAAGTCGATCTGACGGCTGCCGACCGGTGTGACGGGGCGTGGAACCCGACGATCGACGGTCGATCGATCGATGCGTTCGACGGCGTCGTCTTCGATCTCGACAAGACGCTTCTCACGCTCGACGTCGACTGGCCGGCCGTCCACCGCGACGTCGAAGCGCTCCTCGAGTCGGTTCTCGAGAAGCCACTGCCCACCTACACGAGGCTCGAGGTCTTCGAACTGGCAGCGAAGGCCGGCCGGAGCGACGAGCTCGAGTCGCTACTCGCGGATCGCGAGCGAGCGGGGGCACGAACGGCGAACTCCCGCCCACTGCTGGACGTCGTCGCGGATCTCGACTGCCCCGTCGGGATCTGTACGGCCAACGCCGAACGGGCCGCGGAGATCGCTCTCGAGCGATTCGGCGCGCTGGGCGACGTGGACGCGATCGTCGGTCGCGATACGCTGGCACAAGACAAACCGCATCCACGGACGCTGCTCGAGGTCGTTCGAACCCTGAACGTCGCCCCCGGAAACGTACTGTACGTCGGTGACGAAGAGACCGATGCGGAACTCGCCGTCGCTGCGGAGACGTCGTACGCACATCCCGATCAGTTTCGGGGAGACGGTGTCTGA